The Planococcus versutus genome contains a region encoding:
- the cbiB gene encoding adenosylcobinamide-phosphate synthase CbiB, producing the protein MMAHIVAIALGVIIDRIVGDPPNWPHPVRWIGTAIKKLTNRWNRGTNTFQNGFVLLGTIVTVVFILVYGIVFLAYSINPIIGIAVEALLIASGLAQKSLKDAAMDVYDPLVTNDFERAREKLSWIVGRDTENLDESEITRGVVETVSENTSDGVTAPLFWAFLLGAPGLWLYKAVNTLDSMVGYKTKEFKKFGFASAKADDILNFIPSRITGCLLIFVTKNHQNLSFSQRLKTWLQDAPKHPSPNSGWLEAATAVQLGVRLGGVNRYQGVESHRAFMGTPVYQLEARHIKETVKHMQIVTIGFFLLFALGGILLGIA; encoded by the coding sequence ATGATGGCGCATATTGTAGCCATTGCTTTAGGAGTAATCATCGACCGCATTGTAGGCGACCCACCCAATTGGCCGCATCCAGTGCGCTGGATCGGTACCGCCATAAAAAAATTAACCAATCGCTGGAATCGCGGAACTAACACTTTTCAAAATGGATTTGTACTTCTTGGCACAATAGTGACGGTAGTTTTTATACTAGTTTACGGCATTGTCTTTTTAGCTTATTCCATCAACCCGATAATCGGTATTGCTGTAGAAGCGTTGCTAATTGCTTCAGGACTTGCACAAAAAAGCTTGAAAGACGCAGCGATGGATGTTTATGACCCGCTAGTAACCAACGATTTCGAACGGGCACGTGAAAAATTATCGTGGATTGTCGGAAGAGATACAGAAAATTTGGATGAAAGTGAAATTACGCGTGGCGTAGTGGAAACAGTATCTGAAAATACCAGTGATGGAGTGACAGCACCGTTGTTTTGGGCATTTTTACTAGGTGCACCAGGTTTGTGGTTATACAAAGCTGTCAACACACTCGATTCTATGGTCGGTTACAAAACTAAGGAGTTCAAGAAGTTTGGATTTGCTTCAGCAAAAGCAGACGATATCTTGAATTTTATTCCCAGTCGGATAACCGGTTGTTTACTAATCTTCGTGACAAAAAATCACCAAAACCTATCCTTTAGTCAGCGTCTTAAAACTTGGCTACAAGATGCACCAAAACACCCAAGTCCGAATAGTGGCTGGCTAGAAGCAGCAACGGCTGTGCAATTAGGCGTTAGATTAGGTGGGGTGAATCGTTACCAAGGTGTTGAGTCGCATCGTGCGTTTATGGGGACACCAGTTTATCAATTAGAAGCACGTCATATTAAAGAAACTGTCAAACATATGCAAATAGTGACAATTGGATTTTTTCTCTTATTTGCTTTAGGGGGAATTTTGCTTGGAATTGCCTAA